The following coding sequences lie in one Capnocytophaga stomatis genomic window:
- a CDS encoding right-handed parallel beta-helix repeat-containing protein, producing the protein MKKRIITSLLFLGIVPIIVFGGSSCTFEDVLEHANEKHKELNENINDREYDFIITPDNVTGDFRTFFQNVVRAYNNVLIKDGTYEIELVNGFGVFPKNGSTITFEKNAKIKVKPNSLEVYSVIDLRGKKDITLINPNLEGDKYTHLGKTGQWGFGIHVANCKNIVIKNAYVTKFWGDGIYLRNCENVKIYKPYLPDNRRQGLSILSGKDIEIHDLVAEDTGGQNPGYGIDIEPDWNGDSVTGLRIYRPIVRNNGNGTYYTGGINLSTHKSHILKPEKTTFSYSYFEIDIFDPIFEGDALMISAYTNYVKGHIKIYNPTFYKAKNTAVYIHNHQSDNFTTEIINPKFIDCVTSTKQSIYLAPILFDCSNLAVKSTGTKNIKITNPIIEASERATYKLAAIRNITANTFKEDLKNVTIQNLTVKGYEKPFYNHSGNRFTNSDLHNTFSLTISKESVLPSLNAELTVSKSLDGMAINHIDSTQETKLYLSDEIPISGSEFYYLNNSDNKTSLKILFGTKRNLTKNRIENWGTTKFSGIEVPFGGFVRLRKNDTNSWIVTSSSKNLKGI; encoded by the coding sequence TTTTTAGGAATTGTACCCATTATAGTTTTTGGAGGAAGTTCTTGTACTTTTGAAGATGTTCTTGAACACGCCAATGAAAAACACAAAGAACTTAATGAAAATATTAATGATAGAGAATATGATTTTATAATTACTCCTGACAACGTAACAGGAGATTTTAGAACATTTTTTCAGAATGTGGTCAGAGCATATAATAACGTACTAATAAAGGATGGGACATATGAGATAGAATTAGTTAATGGGTTTGGGGTTTTTCCTAAAAATGGATCAACCATTACTTTCGAGAAAAACGCAAAAATAAAAGTTAAGCCCAATAGTCTCGAGGTTTATTCTGTGATAGATTTGAGAGGAAAAAAAGACATAACACTAATTAATCCCAATCTAGAGGGTGATAAATATACACATTTAGGAAAAACGGGACAGTGGGGATTTGGCATACATGTTGCAAACTGTAAAAATATTGTTATAAAAAATGCATATGTCACAAAATTCTGGGGAGATGGAATCTATCTAAGAAACTGTGAAAATGTTAAAATATACAAACCCTATCTACCAGATAATAGACGTCAAGGTTTATCCATACTATCTGGTAAAGACATAGAAATACATGACTTGGTCGCAGAAGACACAGGAGGGCAAAACCCTGGTTATGGAATAGATATAGAACCTGATTGGAATGGTGACAGCGTCACAGGATTGCGAATATACAGACCAATTGTTAGAAACAATGGAAATGGCACGTACTATACTGGAGGGATTAATCTCTCAACGCACAAATCACACATTCTTAAGCCAGAAAAAACAACTTTTTCATATTCCTACTTTGAGATAGATATTTTTGATCCAATTTTTGAAGGCGATGCCCTTATGATTTCCGCTTACACCAACTATGTAAAAGGTCACATCAAAATATACAACCCAACTTTTTACAAGGCAAAAAACACTGCAGTCTATATACACAATCACCAATCAGATAACTTTACAACAGAAATTATCAATCCTAAATTTATCGATTGTGTAACATCAACGAAACAGTCAATTTACTTAGCTCCAATACTTTTTGACTGTAGTAATTTAGCAGTGAAAAGTACTGGCACAAAAAACATCAAAATCACAAACCCTATTATTGAAGCGTCAGAAAGAGCTACTTATAAACTAGCTGCTATTCGAAACATCACTGCAAACACTTTTAAAGAAGACTTAAAAAATGTAACTATACAAAATTTAACAGTAAAAGGGTATGAAAAACCTTTCTACAACCACAGTGGAAACAGATTTACAAACTCAGATCTGCATAACACATTTTCTTTGACGATAAGTAAGGAAAGTGTACTTCCATCACTAAACGCAGAGCTCACTGTTTCAAAATCCCTTGACGGAATGGCGATAAATCATATTGATAGCACACAAGAAACCAAACTATATCTATCTGATGAAATCCCTATTTCGGGGTCTGAATTTTATTACCTCAACAACTCGGACAACAAAACTTCACTAAAAATCCTTTTTGGAACGAAAAGAAACCTTACAAAAAACCGCATAGAAAATTGGGGCACCACAAAATTTAGTGGCATTGAAGTACCTTTTGGTGGCTTTGTTAGATTGCGAAAAAACGATACTAATTCCTGGATAGTAACGAGTTCCTCAAAGAATTTAAAAGGAATTTAG
- a CDS encoding SDR family oxidoreductase, translating to MSFKNLTDKKVLVTGGAGFIGSNLSEKLLELGAVVTVLDNFATGHRHNIEPFLSNKNFTLIEGDIRDLETCRKACEEQEFVLHQAALGSVPRSINDPITSNEVNVGGFLNMLVAARDAGVKRLVYAASSSTYGDSKSLPKVEDVIGKPLSPYAITKYVNELYADVFKRTYDFDTIGLRYFNVFGRRQDPNGAYAAVIPKFVIQLMNHQSPTINGDGTYSRDFTYIDNVIQMNLLSITSENPDAVNQVYNTAVGDRTTIKDMAELLRKFLAEYDPKIAEVEILNGPNRLGDVPHSLASIEKAQKNLGYQPSHKFAEGLKEAVDWYWKNLK from the coding sequence ATGTCTTTTAAAAATTTAACTGATAAAAAAGTTTTGGTTACAGGTGGAGCTGGCTTTATTGGTTCTAATCTTTCCGAAAAGCTGTTGGAATTAGGTGCTGTAGTAACTGTTTTGGATAATTTTGCCACAGGTCACAGACACAATATAGAACCTTTTTTGTCTAATAAAAACTTCACTTTGATTGAAGGCGACATCCGTGATTTAGAAACTTGTAGAAAAGCCTGTGAGGAACAAGAATTTGTGTTGCATCAAGCGGCTTTAGGTTCTGTTCCCCGTTCGATTAACGACCCAATTACGAGCAACGAGGTCAATGTAGGTGGCTTCCTCAATATGCTCGTAGCAGCGAGAGACGCAGGAGTAAAACGCTTGGTTTATGCCGCGAGTTCCTCTACTTATGGTGATTCTAAATCGCTACCTAAGGTAGAGGATGTCATCGGAAAACCTCTTTCTCCGTATGCGATTACCAAATATGTGAACGAGCTATACGCCGATGTATTCAAAAGAACTTATGATTTTGACACTATCGGATTGAGATATTTTAATGTGTTTGGTAGAAGACAAGACCCGAACGGTGCGTATGCGGCGGTAATTCCCAAATTTGTGATTCAGCTGATGAACCACCAATCGCCTACCATTAATGGCGATGGAACTTACTCTCGTGATTTTACATATATTGACAATGTGATTCAGATGAATCTTTTGTCGATAACTTCGGAGAATCCTGATGCTGTGAATCAAGTCTATAATACAGCGGTGGGAGACCGAACGACCATCAAAGATATGGCCGAATTGCTAAGGAAGTTTCTTGCCGAGTACGACCCTAAAATTGCAGAAGTAGAAATTCTAAACGGTCCTAATCGATTGGGTGATGTACCTCATTCTTTGGCTTCCATAGAAAAAGCACAGAAAAACTTAGGCTATCAGCCCTCTCATAAATTTGCAGAAGGGTTAAAGGAAGCCGTAGATTGGTATTGGAAAAATTTGAAATAA
- a CDS encoding nucleotide sugar dehydrogenase yields the protein MKHKIAVIGLGYVGLPLARLFATKYPVVGFDINRDRVEKLNQGHDDTLEVSDELLQSALVKENPFKTGNNGLLCSADLKDIEDANIYVVTVPTPVDKNNRPVLTPLVKASETVGKVLKKGDIVVYESTVYPGATEEDCIPVVEKTSGMKYNVDFFAGYSPERINPGDKEHTVEKILKVTSGSTPEIGKIVDDIYQSVITAGTHLAPTIKVAEAAKVIENSQRDINIAFVNELAKIFNLMDIDTHAVLAAAGTKWNFLPFKPGLVGGHCIGVDPFYLAQKAQEYGYHPEIILAGRRLNDSMGKYVAEQVVKAMIKKNINVNGAEVLMLGVTFKENCPDVRNTKIVDVIAALEDFGVKVTIFDPWANPEEVKHEYGVESTQKLPATKFDAVVLGVAHKEFLKLEINRLRKENSIIYDVKGVLDIVDSRL from the coding sequence ATGAAACACAAAATAGCAGTTATTGGATTAGGATATGTTGGTCTGCCATTAGCAAGACTTTTTGCCACAAAATATCCGGTAGTAGGATTTGATATTAACAGAGATAGAGTAGAAAAACTCAACCAAGGTCACGACGATACTTTGGAGGTTTCTGATGAATTGTTGCAGTCAGCTTTAGTGAAAGAGAATCCTTTCAAAACAGGAAATAATGGGCTTTTATGTTCAGCTGATCTAAAAGATATTGAGGATGCTAATATCTATGTGGTTACCGTCCCTACACCAGTGGATAAAAACAATCGTCCTGTGCTTACGCCTTTAGTAAAAGCCAGTGAAACTGTGGGAAAAGTACTGAAAAAAGGAGATATTGTAGTTTATGAATCAACGGTTTACCCAGGAGCTACTGAAGAAGATTGTATCCCTGTAGTAGAAAAAACTTCAGGAATGAAGTATAATGTGGATTTCTTTGCGGGATATTCACCCGAGCGTATCAATCCAGGAGACAAGGAACACACAGTAGAGAAAATTTTAAAAGTAACCTCGGGTTCTACACCAGAAATAGGAAAAATCGTAGATGATATTTACCAATCGGTCATTACAGCAGGTACGCATTTGGCTCCGACTATAAAAGTGGCTGAGGCGGCTAAAGTAATTGAAAACTCACAACGCGACATTAACATTGCTTTCGTTAATGAGTTGGCAAAAATCTTCAATTTGATGGATATCGATACCCACGCGGTATTAGCTGCGGCTGGCACGAAGTGGAATTTCTTACCATTCAAACCTGGCTTGGTGGGTGGGCATTGCATCGGTGTTGACCCATTCTACTTGGCTCAAAAAGCACAAGAGTACGGCTATCATCCTGAGATTATTTTGGCAGGAAGAAGATTGAACGACTCTATGGGCAAATATGTAGCTGAGCAAGTCGTAAAAGCGATGATTAAGAAAAATATCAACGTAAACGGGGCTGAAGTACTGATGTTAGGAGTTACCTTCAAGGAAAATTGCCCTGATGTTCGCAATACGAAAATTGTAGATGTGATTGCTGCTTTGGAAGATTTTGGTGTAAAAGTAACCATTTTTGACCCTTGGGCAAATCCAGAAGAGGTAAAGCACGAGTATGGTGTGGAAAGTACACAGAAATTGCCTGCTACAAAATTTGATGCCGTAGTTCTTGGAGTTGCTCACAAAGAGTTTTTGAAGTTGGAAATTAATAGATTAAGGAAAGAAAACTCTATAATTTATGATGTAAAAGGAGTTTTAGACATAGTAGATTCAAGATTATAG
- a CDS encoding serine O-acetyltransferase, giving the protein MRYIRVVYSCDLPVSLKLGKGVVLKHNGLGVVIHPDAIIGENTLIYQNVSIAGRNNRGVPTIGKNVFIGCGACVLGGVTIGDNVSIGANSVVINDIPDNAVVVGIPGKVVKINE; this is encoded by the coding sequence ATGAGGTACATAAGGGTTGTTTATTCTTGTGATTTGCCTGTTAGTCTAAAATTAGGCAAAGGAGTTGTTTTGAAGCACAATGGATTAGGAGTTGTGATTCATCCTGATGCTATTATTGGAGAAAATACCCTTATCTATCAGAATGTTTCTATTGCGGGAAGAAATAACAGGGGGGTACCAACTATTGGCAAGAATGTCTTTATAGGCTGTGGAGCTTGTGTACTAGGAGGAGTAACGATAGGTGATAATGTTTCTATCGGAGCTAATAGTGTAGTCATAAATGATATTCCCGATAATGCCGTTGTTGTGGGAATACCAGGAAAAGTTGTAAAAATTAATGAATAA
- a CDS encoding serine O-acetyltransferase: MGKGVYFLHSGLGVVIHPDAIIGESTIILQNVTIGGRNDKFAPTIGENVFIGCGACILGGITIGNNVMIGANAVVITDIPDGSVVVGVPGKVVKTINGKQ, translated from the coding sequence ATGGGAAAGGGAGTATATTTTTTACATAGTGGCCTAGGAGTCGTAATTCATCCTGACGCCATCATTGGGGAAAGTACTATTATACTTCAAAATGTAACAATTGGAGGTCGGAATGATAAATTCGCTCCTACCATAGGAGAAAATGTTTTTATTGGGTGCGGAGCTTGTATTTTGGGCGGAATCACTATTGGAAACAATGTTATGATCGGGGCAAATGCTGTTGTCATAACAGACATACCTGATGGTTCTGTTGTTGTTGGTGTTCCAGGGAAAGTAGTAAAGACAATTAATGGAAAGCAGTAA
- a CDS encoding lipopolysaccharide biosynthesis protein yields the protein MESSNISNTKIVSSFSWVLVERFGYSGINLLATIVLARLLTPYEFGLVGTVAVITSISNMIVESGMGAALVNKKNVTKLDCNTMFTFNFFMSIFLYALIFLLSPAIANYFDAPILENIIRVLSLTLVFNALTMVQRVILIKKLLFKQQSFISITALLVSVGVSILCALKGWGVWAIVIQLLLYSGVYSIIIFFVIRYIPRVQFSKKSFKDLVGFGGRIILSGMIQVGYNDIISSAISKVYTIQTTGLYTQSQKLISFPVFFFRSLFDSAAFPILSKTTNKGEFKLMCSQINRGIYFLAFPLLLIIPFNATSILHIVLGEQWIQANKIFTILSIGVIISLIDNSASNTLKSAGEAKVFLSIGISKAIIGLSILSVTFLFPIDFVLYGILFTNLITSFISIHYIDQLTLYKIKDQFKDILIPLSTAFIANLIAFLAFWYIDFKHIAINLSVYILIMLIVFVMQCLALNVKELKFIIHKIKKHPR from the coding sequence ATGGAAAGCAGTAATATTTCGAATACAAAAATTGTATCAAGTTTTTCTTGGGTTTTAGTAGAGAGATTTGGATATAGTGGGATTAATTTATTAGCTACAATTGTTTTAGCTAGGCTTTTAACTCCTTACGAATTTGGTCTAGTTGGAACAGTGGCTGTCATTACTTCTATATCGAATATGATTGTAGAATCGGGGATGGGGGCTGCTTTGGTAAACAAAAAAAATGTTACAAAATTGGATTGTAATACAATGTTTACCTTTAATTTTTTTATGAGTATCTTTCTATATGCATTAATTTTTCTATTATCTCCTGCTATAGCCAATTATTTTGATGCCCCTATATTAGAGAATATTATAAGGGTGTTATCCCTAACCTTGGTGTTTAATGCTCTTACAATGGTTCAGAGAGTTATCTTAATAAAAAAATTGTTGTTTAAACAGCAATCTTTCATATCAATTACAGCTCTCTTAGTTTCTGTTGGTGTTTCAATCCTTTGTGCACTAAAGGGATGGGGTGTTTGGGCAATAGTTATTCAATTATTACTTTATTCAGGCGTGTACTCTATCATCATCTTTTTTGTTATAAGGTACATCCCAAGAGTACAATTTTCAAAAAAATCCTTTAAAGATTTAGTTGGATTTGGAGGGCGCATCATATTATCAGGAATGATTCAGGTTGGCTACAATGATATTATTTCTTCTGCCATTTCAAAAGTTTACACTATCCAAACGACTGGGTTGTACACTCAGTCACAAAAACTAATTAGTTTTCCAGTGTTTTTCTTTCGATCTTTATTTGATAGTGCTGCTTTTCCTATACTGTCAAAAACTACAAATAAAGGAGAGTTCAAGCTAATGTGTTCGCAGATAAATAGAGGAATTTACTTCTTAGCTTTTCCTCTGTTACTAATAATTCCTTTCAATGCGACCAGTATCCTGCACATTGTCTTAGGAGAACAGTGGATTCAAGCAAATAAGATTTTCACTATATTGAGCATTGGAGTAATAATTTCATTGATTGATAATTCTGCCTCCAACACACTAAAGTCTGCGGGAGAAGCTAAAGTTTTTCTAAGTATTGGCATCAGCAAAGCTATCATAGGGCTTTCGATCCTATCTGTAACATTCTTATTCCCTATAGATTTCGTGCTATATGGGATACTTTTCACAAACTTAATCACTAGTTTCATTAGTATCCATTATATAGATCAACTTACCCTTTACAAAATAAAAGACCAATTTAAAGACATCTTAATTCCTCTTTCAACAGCTTTCATTGCAAACTTGATAGCCTTTTTAGCATTTTGGTATATTGACTTTAAACATATAGCAATTAATTTGTCTGTTTACATTCTCATTATGCTCATAGTTTTCGTAATGCAATGCCTAGCATTAAACGTAAAAGAATTAAAGTTCATTATTCATAAAATAAAAAAACATCCGAGATGA
- a CDS encoding O-antigen polymerase — translation MINVKYIAIITGIISSFLCLFEVGNPQYKAIFILPLCFGLMSSMFYKIFLLLKNSIVFNLFMIQALIRYCIMPYKVSTGEYMTGFHSSNGEVAIFLMLLEIFFIFVILNFVAQKQQTSFISRTSYIKPISSSIFIYSLLIALFSYIYISGYLSKVNLVWNLGSFVQKYVVDREELKDTGFAGVLFTPLKTIAAIFFIGMVYNSKKISINKKKYIYLMIIVMSSIFIIGTSRLSIIHFALPLLILVTFMLDKKSSKKLIFAFGLFIIPIILIASIAKFTRGEQQATTESTFSTSSLNAYFAGPGNVATGLDAYGDLVIKNHSLFFINDMIQNLPGLAKYSSDTYKTNVFFNKAVYGHSLVRDQIVPLSVSGVFHFGIFGGFLYAPLFLLISLYIERKSYKETFLGYKYVYITLSITLSMIFMLNIGSMYFAFAVSLLFIYMPFYIVNFFEKLKS, via the coding sequence ATGATCAACGTTAAATACATAGCTATCATTACAGGTATTATTTCTTCTTTTCTTTGCTTATTTGAGGTAGGAAATCCTCAATATAAAGCTATTTTTATTTTGCCCTTATGTTTTGGATTAATGAGTTCTATGTTCTACAAAATTTTTCTATTGTTGAAAAATAGCATTGTATTCAATTTATTCATGATTCAAGCCTTAATCCGTTACTGTATCATGCCGTATAAGGTATCTACGGGAGAATATATGACAGGTTTTCACTCATCAAATGGAGAGGTTGCTATATTCTTGATGCTTTTGGAAATCTTTTTTATTTTCGTTATACTAAATTTTGTCGCTCAAAAACAACAAACGTCGTTTATAAGTAGAACAAGTTACATTAAACCTATTAGTAGTTCTATATTTATATATTCATTGTTAATAGCTCTATTTTCATATATATACATTAGTGGCTACCTTTCTAAGGTTAACTTAGTTTGGAATTTAGGTTCTTTCGTACAAAAATATGTCGTAGACAGAGAAGAATTGAAGGATACTGGTTTTGCAGGAGTTTTATTTACCCCTCTCAAAACAATAGCAGCTATTTTTTTTATAGGTATGGTCTACAACAGTAAAAAAATATCAATAAACAAGAAAAAATATATCTACCTCATGATTATAGTCATGTCTTCTATTTTTATAATTGGAACAAGCAGATTAAGTATTATACATTTTGCGCTACCATTGCTTATTTTGGTAACATTTATGTTAGATAAGAAATCTTCTAAGAAACTTATTTTTGCATTTGGTTTATTCATCATACCTATTATCCTCATAGCTTCCATAGCTAAATTCACAAGGGGGGAGCAACAAGCAACAACAGAAAGTACTTTCAGCACATCTTCTTTAAATGCATATTTTGCAGGTCCTGGGAATGTTGCAACAGGTCTTGATGCCTATGGGGATTTAGTTATTAAAAATCATTCATTATTCTTTATAAATGATATGATACAAAATCTACCGGGTCTAGCAAAGTATTCATCTGACACCTACAAAACAAACGTTTTTTTTAACAAAGCCGTGTATGGACACTCTCTTGTAAGAGATCAAATTGTTCCTCTATCTGTTTCTGGAGTTTTTCATTTTGGTATTTTTGGAGGATTTTTATACGCTCCTTTATTTTTATTGATTTCCCTCTATATAGAACGGAAATCCTACAAAGAAACCTTTTTGGGATATAAGTATGTTTATATAACTTTATCCATAACTTTATCGATGATATTTATGCTAAACATTGGCAGCATGTATTTTGCTTTTGCCGTATCCCTATTATTTATTTATATGCCTTTTTACATAGTTAATTTTTTTGAAAAACTTAAATCATGA
- a CDS encoding glycosyltransferase family 4 protein produces MKIIFLEAVQNFGGARKSTIELAKRIQSLGHQVLIVDFWGCNQPFVQETKSCLLELKVLDPREKPLIISSKSKLKYLCNAVKYFFLERKYKKEFSKIVEEFRPDVVNVNNTKCLNILASNSFYKIEFFARGWFDYKGLSLFTKRILKKYKPQFLTVSQATRQAIFTGGLTNLENIRVFVDVIDSNIFNQYTPSYEKPFNDENPIKLLHSGGFLKTKGQHICIGVARKLKEMNIPFKMCLTGIIYKGEESEKYYHYISNLISKYELQDEVKIVLDPPNIMDYFRETDVLIHPSWTEGLPRVCLEAMAFGKPIIGNAVGGVTDVVIHNFTGFITDFNDLDQYTEYVVKYLKNYDLYKSHSSMSRQLIKQNYLDSDQIQNIKRIYPI; encoded by the coding sequence ATGAAAATAATATTTTTAGAAGCTGTTCAAAACTTTGGAGGAGCAAGAAAAAGTACAATTGAACTAGCTAAACGAATTCAATCATTAGGACATCAAGTATTAATTGTTGATTTTTGGGGATGTAATCAGCCCTTCGTACAAGAAACCAAATCTTGTCTATTAGAATTAAAGGTTCTCGACCCTAGAGAAAAACCACTGATTATAAGTAGTAAATCAAAACTAAAATATTTATGTAATGCTGTCAAATATTTTTTCCTTGAAAGAAAATATAAAAAAGAGTTTTCTAAAATAGTTGAAGAGTTTCGCCCAGATGTAGTTAATGTTAATAACACCAAATGTTTAAACATATTAGCATCTAATTCATTTTATAAGATTGAATTTTTTGCCAGAGGGTGGTTCGATTATAAGGGACTATCGCTATTTACAAAAAGAATTTTGAAAAAATACAAGCCTCAGTTTCTGACTGTTTCACAAGCCACACGACAAGCCATATTTACTGGAGGACTTACTAACTTAGAAAATATAAGAGTATTCGTCGACGTTATTGATTCAAACATTTTCAATCAATACACACCATCATATGAAAAACCTTTCAATGATGAAAACCCCATAAAATTATTGCATTCAGGTGGTTTTCTAAAAACAAAGGGGCAACACATATGTATTGGAGTCGCAAGGAAATTGAAAGAAATGAATATCCCATTTAAGATGTGTCTTACCGGTATAATCTACAAAGGAGAAGAGTCAGAAAAATATTATCACTATATATCGAATCTGATAAGCAAGTACGAACTACAAGATGAGGTAAAAATAGTTTTAGACCCTCCAAACATAATGGATTACTTTAGAGAAACTGATGTGTTAATACATCCCTCATGGACGGAAGGACTTCCTCGTGTTTGCTTGGAAGCAATGGCGTTCGGAAAGCCCATCATTGGCAACGCAGTTGGAGGTGTGACTGATGTCGTTATACATAATTTCACTGGGTTTATAACAGATTTCAATGATTTAGATCAATATACTGAATACGTAGTAAAATATCTGAAAAATTATGATTTATACAAATCTCATAGCAGTATGTCAAGACAACTCATAAAGCAGAATTATTTAGATTCTGATCAAATTCAAAATATCAAAAGAATTTATCCAATATAA
- a CDS encoding glycosyltransferase family 2 protein, with product MLVSITIPVYNNLEGLELSLNSVINQSYTNWEVIVVDDGSKENHKCIVDKFNDSRILFHRFEKNKGRPVARQKTFEMMRGDFCAFLDAGDCYESNFLENAVKHLSNSSLLGVSQTMKIVYKNNVYYTRYQQEKPINIKSPAYQKMGFAPTVLRADICKDYVFDPSLKYSQDRHFLNYVATNYDGEIMLLNSNGYIYNQGDDNIKVSTTFKKYKYDGLRLFKEGKYVKAFFRYIQAFLGALLHSVFGYEYLLEKRYGHNSKKK from the coding sequence ATGCTAGTATCAATAACTATACCTGTTTACAACAACTTAGAAGGTCTTGAACTTTCACTTAATAGCGTTATAAACCAATCATACACCAACTGGGAAGTTATCGTGGTAGATGATGGTTCAAAGGAAAATCACAAATGCATCGTTGACAAGTTCAATGATAGTAGGATTCTCTTTCACAGATTCGAAAAAAACAAAGGAAGACCTGTTGCCAGGCAAAAGACATTTGAAATGATGCGAGGAGATTTCTGTGCTTTCCTTGATGCAGGTGACTGCTATGAGAGCAATTTCCTAGAAAATGCAGTTAAGCATTTATCAAACAGCAGTTTATTGGGTGTCTCACAGACAATGAAAATTGTGTACAAAAATAATGTATACTACACCAGATACCAACAGGAAAAACCGATCAACATAAAATCACCCGCATATCAGAAGATGGGATTTGCCCCGACTGTTCTAAGAGCCGACATATGTAAAGATTATGTATTTGATCCTTCGTTAAAGTACTCTCAGGATAGACATTTCCTAAATTACGTAGCTACAAATTACGACGGTGAAATAATGTTGCTAAATTCTAATGGATACATATATAACCAAGGAGATGATAACATAAAAGTATCCACCACTTTCAAGAAGTATAAATATGATGGTTTAAGACTCTTCAAAGAGGGCAAATATGTTAAGGCATTCTTCAGATACATACAAGCGTTCTTGGGAGCTCTCTTACACTCAGTTTTCGGTTACGAATACTTGTTAGAAAAAAGATATGGACATAATAGCAAGAAAAAGTGA
- a CDS encoding glycosyltransferase family 4 protein yields the protein MIKLFRTSTIAASLDTLLKGQLRFLNQYFEVTAISGYDERLEKVQQREGVKTHPIEMQRSISPIRDFVSLVKLYLYFKKEKPEIVHSITPKAGLLTMLAGKLAGVPIRIHTFTGLIFPSKTGMMQKLLISMDRLLCWSATHVYPEGNGVKNDLINYKITSKPLKVIANGNVNGIDLVFFSKDQVSQEDKEKLRQKLNIAHNDFIFIFVGRLVGDKGINELVKAFKNLKVSNLKLLLVGPMEEKLDPLKPESIIEIEKNKDIIYVGFQKDVRPFFAISDALVFPSYREGFPNVVIQAGAMELPSIVSNINGCNEIIIEGENGIIIPAKDTEELEKKMKLLFTDKDFYNKLKQNSRRMITERYEQSVVWKAILEEYKKLTVLHNME from the coding sequence ATGATTAAGCTATTCCGTACATCAACAATAGCAGCTTCTTTAGATACTTTACTAAAGGGGCAGCTTCGTTTTCTAAATCAGTATTTTGAGGTTACTGCCATATCAGGATACGATGAACGGCTCGAAAAAGTGCAACAACGAGAGGGAGTGAAGACACATCCTATTGAAATGCAGAGAAGCATCTCTCCTATTAGAGATTTTGTCTCTTTGGTAAAGTTGTATTTATATTTCAAAAAAGAAAAACCTGAAATTGTGCATTCTATAACTCCAAAAGCTGGACTGCTTACAATGTTAGCAGGAAAGTTAGCTGGTGTACCTATTAGAATACACACTTTTACAGGTCTAATTTTTCCTTCAAAAACTGGAATGATGCAAAAATTGCTAATTTCAATGGACAGGCTCTTGTGTTGGTCAGCCACCCACGTTTATCCTGAAGGAAATGGCGTAAAAAACGATCTGATAAATTATAAAATAACTTCCAAACCATTGAAAGTAATAGCAAATGGCAATGTCAATGGAATTGACTTAGTTTTTTTTTCCAAAGACCAAGTTTCACAAGAGGATAAGGAGAAACTAAGGCAAAAATTAAATATAGCCCATAATGATTTCATCTTTATATTTGTTGGGAGATTAGTAGGAGATAAAGGAATTAACGAACTTGTAAAAGCTTTCAAAAATCTTAAAGTAAGTAATTTAAAACTTTTGTTGGTAGGACCAATGGAGGAAAAACTAGACCCTTTAAAGCCTGAGAGCATTATAGAAATAGAGAAAAATAAAGACATCATTTACGTTGGCTTCCAAAAGGATGTTCGTCCTTTTTTTGCTATTTCAGATGCATTGGTGTTTCCAAGTTATCGAGAGGGATTTCCAAATGTAGTGATACAAGCTGGTGCTATGGAGTTACCAAGTATAGTTTCAAATATTAATGGTTGTAACGAAATAATCATTGAAGGAGAAAACGGCATTATTATTCCCGCAAAAGACACAGAGGAGTTAGAGAAAAAAATGAAACTTCTCTTCACAGATAAGGATTTCTATAA